Proteins encoded in a region of the Mesoflavibacter profundi genome:
- the map gene encoding type I methionyl aminopeptidase has translation MIIVKTKEEIELMRQSALVVSKTLGEVAKAIKPGVTTLELDKIAEEHIRDLGAIPGFLGLYDFPNTLCMSPNSQVVHGIPNNKPLEEGDIISVDCGAILNGFYGDHAYTFAVGDIDPETEKLLQVTKESLYVGIRELKLGNRVGDVGFAIQKYCEDHGYGVVRELVGHGLGRTMHEDPEMPNYGKRGRGKKFVEGMVVAIEPMINMGTKRIKQHRDGWTITTLDGKPSAHFEHDVAILDGKPELLSTFAYIYDALGIESDEENEFRQQALVL, from the coding sequence ATGATTATTGTAAAAACAAAAGAAGAAATAGAATTAATGCGCCAATCTGCATTAGTTGTATCTAAAACTTTAGGCGAAGTTGCTAAAGCAATAAAACCAGGTGTTACCACTTTAGAATTAGACAAAATCGCAGAAGAGCACATAAGAGATCTTGGTGCAATTCCTGGATTTTTAGGTCTATACGATTTTCCTAATACACTTTGCATGAGTCCAAACTCGCAAGTAGTACATGGAATACCTAATAACAAACCATTGGAAGAAGGTGACATTATATCTGTAGATTGTGGTGCAATTTTAAATGGTTTTTACGGTGATCATGCGTATACTTTTGCTGTTGGAGACATTGATCCTGAAACTGAAAAATTACTTCAAGTAACTAAAGAATCTTTATACGTTGGTATACGTGAACTTAAATTAGGAAATCGCGTTGGTGATGTTGGTTTTGCTATTCAAAAATATTGCGAAGATCATGGATATGGTGTTGTTAGGGAATTAGTTGGTCATGGATTAGGCCGAACCATGCACGAAGATCCAGAAATGCCAAATTACGGTAAACGTGGTAGAGGTAAAAAATTTGTAGAAGGAATGGTAGTTGCTATTGAACCTATGATAAATATGGGTACAAAACGCATAAAACAACACCGTGATGGTTGGACAATTACAACCTTAGACGGAAAGCCTAGTGCACATTTCGAGCATGACGTTGCTATTTTAGATGGCAAACCTGAATTATTATCTACTTTTGCTTACATCTATGATGCTTTAGGTATTGAAAGTGATGAGGAAAATGAATTTAGACAGCAAGCTTTAGTTTTATAA